In the Telopea speciosissima isolate NSW1024214 ecotype Mountain lineage chromosome 6, Tspe_v1, whole genome shotgun sequence genome, gacacgaccgtACATGCTTGCATGACtgtgtatgaaatctttggccaTAACTATATATCAAATTTCTTATCCTAATTCATTCAAATGTTTTTCAATGTATTGGCCCATATGATCACTATTGCATACTCTGAAGTTCATAAAATTTTTGAGGTTTTGTTTTACCACTCGATAGATATCAGTTGAGCTAAAATTGGTATTTATGAGTAAAGTCCATAAAATCTGGACCCACTATGAATTGTTATGTGCCATAGATGAAGCCTTCTACGTGGACCATGgaggaaccaagagctcataatttttgaacaaataaaaattcacaaaatttctATTTGTTGGATTATAGTTGTTTCTCTTGTTGAAAATGTCTTATATTTGGGGTACTTTATCTCTTAAAAGATTAGTATGTATAAATTTTAAAAGTGGCTTAATCACTAACCATTTTGAGTAGAGCAACCATGTTACTTCATAaggatttcttttgttttcaagtGAAAATCACACGCTATGTTtagaagacaagaaaagaaaagaaaagaaaattttcaaaaaatattgaatttgaggagtGAGATAAActcataaatcaatcattgaaTGATCATGATTTATtgatttttgtcttttcatttttatttttattttttttcttttcttggcttccaaacatagcctattAAAGCAAAGGGcagatgttctctgtgccacagcgtaggctgtgcccagacacatgggctggtCATTCAagggggcggggtggtcattttgcctatCCCCATGTGTTTGAGCGCAGCCTACACCCCGGCctagagaacatttggcctaaagcaaaattcatcaaaaaaaatgacatttgattacaattatttttaaaaagaaaaaggaacgctaaccggtgctgtgtgtgggtgtgtatctacgcccagacacaacaCCAGTTaacgttctttctccttttttaaaattatttaaaaacaaTTGAATCCTATGGGAGCCGAGGGGAGAATTAAGggacaaaaagaaaataaaagaagaaagggaaaagtttTTATGCATAATCTTGCATATGCATGGTCAGCATTCAATACCATCAGATAGACATAAATGCCCGTCTGAAATGATTATAACACCCCCGCCCTCCCCCTTCCCACTCTCAAGGATCGATTCCCTCCTTcccaaaaagagaaagtgagTTTGCTTCACGTAACCGTCTTAACCACATGTGGGTGTGGTGGGGTAAACATTCCTCATCAAATCTCTATAAAAGGAcggggaaagggaaagggaaacaAAAACTACACTCACAAGCATGGTTCTAGTGCATGGTATCAGATTGAGTATCGATCACCTCAAAACCAATGTtatatcgatacggtatcggcatAGATTGGTCATATCAGACAAGTTTAACTTtggttttcttttaaaaatgatttttttgactcttttaccccttgtccagaTCATTTCATTGATAGGTGTTGACCACTTATCGGTATCGAATTATTGATCACCTTCAAAACTATACAGTATCAGCTATATCGGACGATTCAATGCCCATACCTCAAACCTTGCTCAGAAGAGGATTAGATAGGTGTTGataatcagtttttttttttttttttggtaaggaggTGCTGATAATCAGTTAATCCTTAGCAAGGTCAGGACCAAGGCATGTGATTCAGATGGATATGTCGCTGATCATAGCTTGCTTTAAAATCACGTTTTAAAAGGAAATGAACTCTAGTTATATTAAAAATACGGATTTTTTATCTTGTATCGGACCGATACCAGCAATATGTTTCGGGAATCGGCAGGCGTGATCGATATCGGTGGGGATACTGTATAATAAAACCGTAGTTAAAAGGGAAGTGGTGGGAACAGAGAATACACAACGCACTCAGAAGGAAAGGATGGGACGACTGAGTGATTGAGTCACATTTCTTTTTGGTTAAATTTCTGGTGGAATGTAGTGTGGTGGGGGGCCGAGGTTCCCATTCTTCTTTGGCGATATTCAGTGATGATGCATATCATGTTTGCCAACCCGTGACAcgttcattctctctctctcacatttcACCGCACCCGTGGGTAATCCATTCACGGACATGGCAGTTTTGAAACAAGTTCACGGGACCATGATAACAAGCAGCAACAAAACCAACTTATCTCTCGTCTTATTCCTGACCCCTCTTTACCTTATATTATTAGCTTAAAGTGATTTCAAACTTTATTGTATATATCGCAGCCCAGATTGTGCCTGGCACAATGATCATCCTGTTCTTAAGTGACAGTTCATGTGCCTGAACGTAGTCTACGCTGCACCACAAAGAACATTCTGTTCACTACTCTCTGCAGATTGATAGTGACCTTCCAAACACTATTTTAATACAGATGGGCATAGTGTGGAACTGTGGGTCCTTCCACAAGACAAAACATACGAGAGCCCATACCCTTCAATAGTATAAAATGTCGATCTCCACCGTCCCACTCAATCCACAACTAATCCTTAGGCCTTCCTTACCCTTCTTTCTTGAGAAGTGGAAGAGATAATTCTGAGTTAAAGTTGGAGCAAAACAGAGCACAGGCCGTCGTTGTTGTAGAATGTAGATAGTGGGACTGGATGGGGGGCGCTTATTACTTTGTGGTTTGGATCTAAAATAAGCTTCTTTTTATGATTAGTGTATTCCCACATGAGTGCCGCCCACATCCACAAATCTCTGCTACAAACTCTACAGACCTAGCTAGTATCTACCGACCAAATATTGGTTTGCCTAGTGGAGCAATTTATCATCTAATATTTATATGTAACTATCTATGTGTTTGAGAGAAGTCCCCAATGGTGGAACCCAGGTCACCCATCTCTCTGTTACCGTTATGGGTTTCTAGTTTCTACGAATCTTTACCTTCATCTGCAACAACTAATGGAATACCTTGTTGGCTTTGTGTGGTGGTCTTAACTTAAATTAATCCTTTAACCCTTTGGCCTACAAGTCAAGTAGAGGCAATGCCTGCGAAAAAAGTGTGCTAGACCGGAGGTCGGTTCAGTGGTCCACCTTCTCCAATAACTTATGCCGATATGCTTGTCACCATGCGTGGTTGCGTTTTGTTTGactttgccctttttttttgggtagaaatattTGAGTTTGACTACTTTGCCTTCTTCCACTATCAATGGTAATATCTGAACCGAATTGGTGCCCCACCATTCCATGAAGTGATGAACATGATGTGTGAAGGGAAACCTTGAAATGGCCAAAGGGGGCTGCGCCTTTGCAAGTCAGAATTGTAATGAAAAGGTGAAATGGCCAATGGACTGCGCCTTTGCAAGTCATCAAGACTAACTAATACTTTGGATATTGGGTCTGGTCCAactcattttcttcttgttcaaACCAAGCAATCTGGTTGTTTGGTTTGGTAAAGAAACTAACATGCTCCGTTAATTGCATGAAGCCTTCTTATGGTGTGATACAGTGCACTGATAGTGTGTGTACAGGATCcgcatttttttctctttcctcttccttgCCCAATACTCTATAGTCTAGACTCTATCCTCTTTGCCAGTTAGCCAATGCAAGAAATGCTCCATTTTTAATCTTTACGGGAAAACGGAGAGATGGTCATCTTCCTTTCTTTAATGTGGATCATTTTTTATAACTTTGCCCCCTTTGCCATTTGAAATTGTGTAGGTTGTGCTGGACGACGGCATTGACGATTGAATGTAGTCAATTTGATCGAAccaactgatttttttttgggaaatttacacataccatccctgaggtttgatgaaaggatattttcattctcagttttgaaaaattctgtacaccccccctaaggtttgtaatcggtaacaaataaatccattccgtcagttcatgattaACACCGTTAAAAATAAGACTTGAAcggacaaaattgcccttcaaagaaaaacccaaaaaaaaccaaaaaaacaaaaaaaaaaaaacaaaacctgcaattcatcttccccaaaatcgattggggaagatgagttgcagccTGAAACTCTCTTGTAATTTACTCACTGACTCAGAGCaagggaatgatggtgatgtcTCCGGTGGACATCGGAAGACCTACCTTTGTCTCATTCTCCCCAACTTATAACTGCCTCGTTCCCCTCTCCAtctttctctgcttcttctgATTCTATGGTTTTCAGAGATGCGACATAAGGGTGAAGGCATCGATGTCTCCATGACTACCgcgtttttttatggatcgaTGTTCGTAATCCGGTTGAAGATCTGAACTTTCTCTTTTGGTTATCGACAGTTAAGCTGTTGGAGTGACGAATTAGGTATTCTTCGATGGGTTTCACTTTGTTCTGTTCTgtgtttcttcccttttttcgaTTGCTTGAATTTTACTTAGGTTTGTGTACTTCTTTTTCGGGGTTCTTTTGGTTTTCGATTTATTAGTCTGTCGCATTGCAAGAATAGATTGTTCTTCTTTATGGTTAAGAGTCTCTTGTTgccttttgtatttttttcgtAGGTTTTTGATTGGATGTTGGTAATTCCTGGTTTGGTTAGGAGGGCAACGACTGAGATACTGTTGCAGAGactgttttcttttgttcttcatttatGGCGATTGTAAGGAATAACTTTAGGGTTTCGAAGTTGGTTGGGGAGTTTTCTCCGGGGAGTAGAGACAGTGTATCGACTGATGAGGATGAGCTTCACAAGCGAAGCTCTACGTCAGAGTCTGATAATGATGAAGATgacgatgatgacgatgatgacgatgatgacgaTGTGGACTCTGGGGCTGGTTGGCgacatcaccatcattcccttGCTCTGAGTCAGTGAGTAAATTACAagagagttgcaggtttttttttttgggcccttcctagaagggcaattccgtcggttcaagttttatttttaacaatgttagtcatgaactgacggaatgagtttatttgttatcgtttgcaaacctcaggatacgtagaatttttcaaaacggggggtgaaaatatcctttcgtcaaacctcaggggtggtatgtgtaaatttccctttcttttttttttttcttctgtcttTGGGCTTAAAAATCGTTCAATTGGAGAGGTATCTTATGATGGATTTCACCCGCCACCATATTTTTGGCATTTTGGGAAGGTGAACTCTCTCCTATTTGTTCTTTAATTGGGTTTTTAATGAACAAATGAGATTCTTTTGTGATTCTTACAAAGTATTCATGACTTACTATACGGCAAATCTTTTTGTTTGTACCTCTTGTGGGTTAGATATTTGATAAATTCTGGCAAAGACACTGTGAGTGGAGAGCTTTGGCCCATTGCAGCTCCCATCGATGCCTTTTTGTGCTTGTAAGTCATAATCATATTCCTCTATAGTTTATTCTGTGTCTTTCATTGATAATTGAATCGATGGTCTTAATATACCTAATCAATTAATGCAATATTGCAGTAGTCAATCAAGTTAGGTTTTTGGTTATGGCCGATCTGTGACTATGTGGGTTACCCAGCTCTTGTACTGTCCAAATTCCATATGGGTGCATGTGAAGGCCGCATTTATCCTAGGACATATTTTGgtatcaccagtcttcacattTATGGGAAATATAAAGGGAATACATTTGCCTCTTCAATCTTGGGAAATAGATTGAAGAGGAACAGCAAAATTattcaaatgaatttttttctagCTAAGGTAATAGCCTAAAAGGATTGTGGATGATGAATATGCGCAAGACCAAAATGTGGCTTTAATTGCATTCCTCCACACAATTTACTGTTAGATAGTGAGGATTGACTGAATAGTTGAGTTCTTTCTGCAGTTCGGTATCAGTAGCGAGTGGCAGTAATTACTCTTCAATGAGGCAGCCAATATATATCATGTGAAAGCTTGGGATTAGTCATCATGGATTGTACCTATTTCAAGGAGGGCATGAGTGCATTGTCTCACAGTGCAGACAAAGTCTGTCAATTGAGAGAGCTAGGAGGAGGGTGGTACCAGACCAAGAATGCTTGAGTTTGCACCTCATACTGTTAAGAAAAAGTGTGAGCTCTTTGCTTTCCTTGGGGACTCATTTGCTGTTGGTGATGAAGCCTACTCCTGGCTTGCTATTCTAACTGTTTTGACATTAACAAACTGATCCACAACCCAATAGGCCGACAGGTTTGGGAATAAAATCTGAAACTGAATTGATGATGATTTAGTCTGGATccataaaaacacaaaaacatcgATCAACCTCACAGTCAAGATGATATGGGGACAACAAATTACATTTAGAAGTTTGAGCCAGTGGATGCATCTCTGCACATTGCTGTGGCTATCAGCTAGTAGGAGTCACCTATAACTTCACCAAACCAAAGTCAAAACAGTTAGAATAGCAAGCCAGGAGTATCTGCCTTACCTCAAGGTCACCTTGTTATTGTTGTTCTTTAGTTCAGTTAGCTGGATCAGCAGTTAATAGGTTATGGAGTCTCAACATTCACTGACTCACACAGTCTTCAACAACCAAGCTAACTAGTTTATCATTCTCCAAAGAAAGTAATCAGGACAGAGTATGATGGTCCAATTTATCCATACACAAAGTTGATACATGGAGAAAGGTTGAATATGAGACCCATCACTAAACCGGAGTATGTATTGACTCTTAACCTGTGGGTGGTTGGGAGCATACAACAGCATTTCATGGATTTAACCTTGGTTCCCACCGGATTttcaataatttaaaaaaaaagatgggtttTAGCAGTTTGAGGAGAGGAAGATGACAACAGTTGAGGAAGCAAAGAAAGCAGATAAATTTGGGATTTAgcttgttatcatatagggggGAAATGGTTGGATAGCTGGATGTTTGTAGGATCAATTCTGCTATGATGCCATGAACTTTTGAAAGTGAGTTCTGTACACTTCACACTCACAAAACTTTAGCCACCATTGAGGAAAATATGATGTCTGTGGCATTGCAAAGAATATTCCTACAAAATAGAtttcatttttctgattttctaattttttgtgGTTATCTACTACTAATCAACCTGTCACCATGGGGAGCCCCTTCCATGTCAGAAGCTCTTTACCTTTTTATTTGGATCTTGAATTTTGTATTGAAAGTCCATTCCATGTTTTAAGCAGTCTGACAATAGGCATCTGATCGAAGCCAAATATGTGAAGTATCACCATCATCCTTCAACATATTTAAGAGCAAAACCATGAATTTAGTGAGCAAAACATAAGCATGCATTGAATATAAGTTTAGAAACACCAACTATTGTCTGTCTCATGAGTCTAACCCCTTTCTGTAACTATGTTAAATCAAACAACACAAGGGCACTCAGTGAACCCATATACTGATGGAAACTGAAGCCCTTATATTTCCTTTAGTGGAAACCCATAAATGTTCTTCATAATCTactagagagagaaagagggagagaacaACATCACTTTTCTCCGAACAAGTAGCCGAGAGATGAGTCTCCACCAGGAACTGATTGAACCTTTGTAGTTGGACGCTCCTGAAATAGGGAAAGGtaaagaaatcaaaatgaaGTAGAATAAAAACTCATTGACCAAAGATCTCATCTTCAAGAGGATACTCACAGTAATGATGTTTCCCATGTTCTGGCCATGAGCTCTGGGATAGTTGTTGGACCTGTTTGATTTCGAGGAttttggggaaggagaagatatgATGGGTGCTCTATCTGTGCTGTTATCGTCGCCCCATGGTGGTTTGTAAACCACTGGGGAGGCTGGCGGTGCATTTGGTTGCTGATCAGACCCAAATAGGTAACCCAGTGAACTCTGACCACCACCATAACTTTCACCTCTCTTCATGACTCTAAATTCCTTGTATCATCTATTTAACAAGAAGGGGACACCTATATTTATAAGGATTCAGAATTGAGGTAGTCTGGGGAGAGCAAAAGCAACTAGCAATAGTGGACATGTAATAAAATTTATGTATGTATTTAAGTAGTTCTATGGATGTATTTTTTAGCATGCATGATGTGCATAGGCATGATACACTAATGAATTTTAACAATAATTTCATGAACTTGCACTGGAACTTCAATTCCCACATTTGTTAAGAGGTAAGATGTGGATTCACCTGCATGGATTCATGTGTGAATGTGTTGAGAGGCTGGAGTTTGATTAAACATGTATGGTACATATGCGTTACGGACTTTACTAATGCTATCGTCATGCAAACGCTAAAATTAGAGAGAGCAAAAATTGCAAATAATTATCTTTGTTTAGTCAAGTCAGATGGCAAAGAATCATTATCGTAGTGGTTGCGCTTTTATGATTGTTACCATTGACAAGAAGAAGCCCAACTTTAGTATTCCTGTCATTGGATTAAGGGTCACATATTTAAGTGACTGTGTGAACAATAATTTTGCAAACACAAGCTGAAATTTAATGAAACCAATAAGAGGTATTCAGCCAATTCATCATATATGTCTGCATAAGTATGTGATGGTTGGGAATTTGTTGAATTTATGTTTGTGAACACGTATGATACACAAGAATGGCGATCATTTGTGTAATTTCATCAATGTAAAAGGGTCCATGATAATTATCCCTCTTTTGCCCCTGGTAAGCTGGGATGAAATTGCAATGCTATGCTTTTCCAACTTTTATATGCtctcaataaaaaaatcaacgAGATTTAGAGTCTATGTATATGTATAACGTATAAGCCGTATATGTTTCCTTCTATTGGATTTatgcattctcttttcttctaatgtttgatccatggagaagaaaaaacaggTTAAGCTATAGAATATTGGGTTTACTTCACTGGATCAAATCAAAAAGTATTCCTGCTTCATACCATTTTATTGAGTATACTGGATCAAGCCTCTCAGTCTCTCAAAAAATTGACCCTGCAGAGTATTGACTTTGCCAAAATAATTACAGGGTGGGAATGGTGGTGTTTTTACTGATTGAAAATTGGATAAGACAAGGCACATAATTGAAACAAAATGCCAAACTATTAGAGTACACTAGGAATCCTACATGCCATTCATCATATAGTAAGgatcaaatatatgttgatgttCTAACAAAGCTTGGCTTAGAAAAGTCTTCATTCCTTAAAATGCACCCAAACAGGTATATTTCTTTTAACACAGAAGACCAACCTGTAACTTGGCTGCTTATTCACTTTTGATATGTTTGTCCATGTAGTACTACCTATCATGAGTTACTAACAATAATGAATTGGCTTTCTTTCTCTGTAGATTATGCATATATTTACCCTGTACATTACATGCTTATACATGAAGCAGTCACTATTAGTTGCTGgttattatttctcttcttcgAAGAAGTAGGtctttacacacacacacacactctatATATGAATGGGATGCATTTGTAAGGTATTATGTATATGCTACAGTATTTAAGGGCACAATTACAATTCTTCTTTTGCAAAGTAGAAGACAGTTGGTCAACTGTCAGTGTCCGGTGGGGCTCTTAAGTGCCATTAATCCTACTAAAAGTTTAACCATAGTTCAGAGAACTGTGGCATCAGATACCATATCACTTGCCAGAAGTAAATACTCCTGGAGCATTTTGTCCAATAAATACTTGGTAGTGCAAGTAGCTAGTGCTTACTATCATGTAGACCCCATGGGGGAAGAAATCTGCATATGTGGCTTCAGATTGTTGATGGTGGTGCAGCATCCCAATTGGCTATTGGTTACTAGTATGTAGACCCACAGGGGAAGAAACCTGCATTGTGGCTCCAGATTATGATTGTGATGCAACATCACAGGTGAAGCctctttgtatttataatctaaACAGACTTGCGAAGTACTTTTTATTGTGTAACCAAGAAATGATTCCACTCATCTGAATGCTTTTCTATTCATCTCTGTCATAATATCTAACACAGAATCCTCAATCAACAACTTGTTTTTAACCACAATACCATGTGGACTGAAGAGATGATTACATCACTTGGAATCAAGGTACTAGGTTGTTTGACtgtaacaagaaagaagaagcaacaTAAGTAAGCTATCATTACTGTTGGATAAATGGAAAACTTGATTGACCTGGTGCTGTTATTGGACCCCTCAATGACTTGTATCTTCATGGTTAAAGCAGAAAAGTATCTGACCTAGGTTTACTCAAGAAGGGTCAGATTCAAGTTGTTTGGTTtattcaagaaagaaaaagagaagtgtGGCAGCATGTAGGCCAAATAAATTTTTGTATCTTTTCCTTTGAAAAGACATAGGTGTCTATTGACTGCAAAGTGTGTCTTAGGTTGCCTGTAGCACTTCAAGCTTTTCCAGAACTTCTTATTCAGAGTTTAATCTGCTATACATTTTGGTGAACTTACTTCAAATAGCTCTGTTCCTATCTTATATAGGATCACACCATTACCTCATCAACATTGTGATACAGAGAAATATTATTGATGGCATTTACAGAGACCTATGATGTAAAATGTTTGGGTGCATCAAGATTgtaaacataaattttttttatgtacttTTGGACTAATATAAGAAGATAACTCAGGTTGCACTAGGCATGAAAAtgggctcttctttctttctttgttcttgtCTTGTTACCTGTGAAAATGGCAAGGTTGGGCCAAAATATTGTTTCCATTTGATTAG is a window encoding:
- the LOC122665124 gene encoding protein SPIRAL1-like 5; translation: MKRGESYGGGQSSLGYLFGSDQQPNAPPASPVVYKPPWGDDNSTDRAPIISSPSPKSSKSNRSNNYPRAHGQNMGNIITERPTTKVQSVPGGDSSLGYLFGEK